In a single window of the Manis pentadactyla isolate mManPen7 chromosome 14, mManPen7.hap1, whole genome shotgun sequence genome:
- the GTF2H3 gene encoding general transcription factor IIH subunit 3 — MVSDEDELNLLVIIVDTNPIWWGKQALKESQFTLSKCIDAVMVLGNSHLFMNRSNKLAVIASHIQESRFLYPRKSGRLGDFGDAGNTSEFNPSGSKDGKYELLTAANEVIVEEIKDLMTKSDIKGQHTETLLAGSLAKALCYIHRMNKEVKDNQEMKSRILVIKAAEDSALQYMNFMNVIFAAQKQNILIDACVLDSDSGLLQQACDITGGLYLKVPQMPSLLQYLLWVFLPDQDQRSQLILPPPIHVDYRAACFCHRNLIEIGYVCSVCLSIFCNFSPICTTCETAFKISLPPVLKAKKKKLKVSV; from the exons TTTACTTTATCAAAATGCATAGATGCTGTGATGGTCCTGGGAAATTCTCATTTATTCATGAATCGATCCAACAAACTTGCTGTGATAGCAAGTCACATTCAAGAAAG TCGATTCTTATACCCTCGGAAGAGTGGCAGACTCGGGGACTTCGGAGATGCTGGCAACACTTCTGAATTTAATCCCTCGGGGAGTAAAGATGGAAAATATGAGTTGTTAACAGCAGCAAATGAAGTCATTGTTGAAGAGATTAAAGATCTAATGACCAAAA gtgACATAAAGGGTCAACATACAGAAACTCTGCTAGCAGGATCCCTCGCCAAAGCTCTTTGCT ACATTCATCGAATGAACAAAGAGGTTAAAG ATAATCAGGAAATGAAATCAAGGATATtg GTAATTAAGGCTGCAGAAGACAGTGCATTGCAGTATATGAACTTCATGAATGTCATCTTTGCAGCACAGAAACAG AATATTTTGATTGATGCCTGTGTTTTAGACTCTGATTCAGGACTCCTGCAACAG GCTTGTGACATCACAGGGGGACTGTACCTGAAGGTTCCTCAGATGCCATCCCTCCTGCAGTATTTGCTG TGGGTTTTTCTTCCTGATCAAGATCAGAGATCTCAGTTAATCCTCCCGCCCCCAATTCACGTTGACTATCGGGCTGCTTGCTTCTGTCATCGAAATCTTATTGAAATTGGCTATGTCTGTTCTGTGTGCTTGTCCA tATTCTGCAATTTCAGCCCTATCTGTACTACGTGCGA GACAGCCTTTAAGATTTCTCTACCTCCTGTACTGAAggccaagaaaaagaaactgaaagtgTCTGTGTGA